From Aliamphritea hakodatensis:
CGTCGTGGGTGTTACCCCGGTACGCGTTAACGTTCTGGCCCAACAGGTTAACTTCGCGGACACCCTGTTCCGCCAGTTCAACCACTTCGGTCAGTACATCGTCCAGCGGGCGGCTGACTTCTTCGCCACGGGTGTAAGGCACAACACAGAAGGTACAATACTTGCTGCAACCTTCCATGACGGAAACAAAGGCTTCGGCACCGTCGACTTTCGGGGCCGGCAGGTGGTCGAACTTCTCGATTTCCGGGAAGCTGATATCCACAATGCCTTTTTTGTTTTCATGGGTAAGATCAATCATTTCCGGCAGACGGTGCAGGGTTTGCGGGCCGAAAATCATATCTACATAAGGCGCACGCTTGAGAATCGCTTCGCCTTCCTGGCTGGCGACGCAGCCGCCAACACCGATTTTCAGCTCTGGGTTACCGGCCTTAAGTTTGCGCCAGCGTCCCAGTTGGTGGAATACTTTTTCCTGCGCCTTTTCCCGGATAGAACAGGTGTTAAGCAGCAAAACGTCTGCCTCTTCCTGGTTGTCGGTCAGTTCCAGCTCGTGGCTTTCGCCCAGAAGGTCGGCCATACGCGCTGAATCGTATTCGTTCATCTGACAGCCATGGGTTTTAATGAATAGCTTCTTCGCCATTACACACCTGTTGTAACGTTGGGATTGATCAAAGGGGCAGGAATTATACGCTAAGGTCGAAAGGGTGCCTAGTTATTAATCAGCAAGATCCTGTCTGTGCTCATATTTATATCTGAGGAATTATCCCGCCGCTTACTCTTGAATTTTAGTGTGCTGCCCGTATATTTGCTGCCTGAAATTTTTACGATCACATTCTGATCATCCAGCAGTAAATGCCCGGTAGAGGGCTGGCAGAGTTAAATCATGGAAAAAGACGCGATTTACCGGATTAAGTTTCTCAATCAGGATGAAGTCTACGAGGTGTATGCCAAGCATCTCTACCAAAGCGATTTATGGGGATTTCTGGAAGTGGAAGAGTTTGTCTTTGGCAGTCAGACCCAGATGGTGGTCGACCCGTCGGAAGAAAAGCTCAAGCAACAGTTTGAAGATGTGGAGCGAAGCTATATTCCGATGCAGTCTGTTATCCGTATCGATGAAGTAAAACATCATGGCGTGGCTAAAATCACGCCGGCCCGGGGAACAAATGTAGCGGCTTTCCCCGGAATGCCGCCAAAGCACAAGTAGAACAAATATATAGCTTTAATAATTTCACTGACTTAGGGCAGGTTTTACGTGCTTCAAACATCGACCATAACCTATGTTTGAATTAATCTGTCGGGATGGGTAGTCCCGGATTGAGCTGGCTCTGTCCGTTGTCTATGATGAGCTAAACAGTTGTGGAACGTTTGAATCGGGTTATAAATTAACGCTGCCCGGCACAGCTGACCGACTAATTTCAGGCATATTTGCAGATGGACAGTTTGCGGAGAATTGCAGTTATCTCTAAGGATAAACTGTTGCAGATGTGCGCTTCGGGCGGGGAAAGGATTGAATACTCCAGATAACAGTCGTCCCAATTTACTGACTTGCCTTCAGGTATATCTGATGCCTGGGGCTATGTATTTCCTGTTAGCCCGGTTAACGGTGCTGCTGACGGCACCTCCCGGTGAACCCTCCATCATCTGGCCACCGGCCGGCTTTGCCATTGTCATTCTTATGCTGCTGGGGAAACGTGCTCTGCCGAGCCTGTTTGCCGGCATGCTGGCCCATCAGTTGTATTTCTGGTTCACAGGGGCCCCCGAAACAGCACTTCATCTTCAGGTTATATTAGGCGGCATCATCAGTGTTGGTGCAATGCTGCAGGCGGTGATAGCGGTCCGTCTGATTAACCGTTATGTGGGACCAGATGATCCGCTGATTGATGACCGGGCGATTCTGCGTTTTCTGCTGATTGTCGGGCCGCTCAGTTCGCTGGTGGCCTGTACCACGGCGATTATCTGTTTTGCCGTTTTCAATACCATGCCGGTTGCTGAGCTGGGAGCCGTGTGGCTGACCTGGTGGCTGGGTGACAGCATCGGCGCCATGATTATAACGCCGCTGTTGCTGTCGCTGATAAAGTCCAGCCCGGTAGGCCGCTTCAATCGCCGGGTGAGTGTGGGGATGCCCATTCTGGGTCTGTTGCTGGTCATCGGCCTGTTGTTTGTGGTGACCGGCGAACGGGAAAAAGATGAGCGTAACCAGTTATTCGTTCGTCAGGCAGGAACCCTGCATTTACAAGTGGTCGGGGCGTTTCAGGAAAGTTTTCAGCTGCTGAATATGACCCGGTCTTTCCTGGAAAGTGGCGGCTATGTATCCAAAGACGAGTTTTCCATTTTCGGGCAGGGGTTGCTGGATCAGAGTAAAGGTATTCAGGCGCTGGAGTGGATTCCCCGGGTGGCCAGTTTCAACCGGACATCTTTTGAAAATGCCAATGATGGCCCCGGTGATATCAAGGTATTCGACGGTGACAAGATTAAACGTGCCCCGGATAAAGCGGTGTATTACCCCGTTAAGTATGTCCAGCCGTTAACCGGTAACGAGCGGGCGTATGGGTACGATGTGTCTTCCAACCCGATGGCTAAAGAGGCGCAGGATTACGCCTTTCTGTATAACAGCATCGGTGCGACAGCCCCGATCCGGCTGATTCAGGAATCCGGCCAGCAGGCCGGTGTGGTGGTCTATCTGTCGATGAGTCAGAAGGGTAAGGAGCATGTCTGGGATAATCATCTGGGCTTTGTGGCGATGGTATACCGGGCGGATGACTTTATTACCAGCCATTTACTCGGGCCGAATACATCCCTGACACGGCAGATATACATCCGGATTACGGATGTAACCGATGACACGCCTAAGGAACTGTACCGGTCTCCCAGGTTTGAAGAGCGTCTGATGGACCCGGCTGATGACCGGCACATCCGGCGTTTATTCCTGCTGGGTGGCCGTCAGTGGGAGTTCGAATATTTACCGGCCAGTGAATCCCTGTACAAAGATGGAATCTCTTCCAGCTGGCTGATTTTGTCGGCGGGCATGCTGTTTGCGTCTCTGATCTGCGGCTGGTTGCTGACCCTGACCGGCCGGACCGTTCGGGTCGGGGAGCTGGTGAATGAAAAAACCGCTAACCTGCAACATGAAATTGAGGAGCGTCGTTCCGCGGAGCTGGCGCTGCGTAAACTGTCTAAAGCGGTTGAGTACAGCCCCTACATGGTGGTGATCTCACGGCTTGACGGCACGGTTGAATACGCCAGCCCTAAAGTATTGGAGGTAACCGGTTTTTCAGAGGATGAGGTGGTTGGTCAGCCAATTAACATGCTGCATTACGATCAGGGACAGGAAACATCCTATGACACCATCTGGGAAATGTTGCGCAGCACCCGGGAGTGGCAGGGTGAGCTACTGAACCTGCGTAAGAATGGCCAGGCTTACTGGGCCAATGTACACATTGCGCCAATCTATGATGAAGAAGATCAGGTTACCCACTATGTATCAATCCATCAGGACATCACCGAAGCCCGGGAAATTTCTGAACAGCTTAATTATCAGGCCAGTCATGATCAGCTGACGGATCTGGTGAACCGGCGGGCGTTTGAACAATTGCTTGAACAGACGTTGGAACACAGCCAGGTTACCGGTGAAGAACACGTATTCTGCTTTCTCGATCTGGATCAGTTCAAGGTGGTTAACGATACCTGCGGACACATTGCCGGTGACGAATTACTGCGCCAGTTAGCGCATTTGCTGCAGGAAAGAATTCGCAGTGGTGATACGCTGGCCCGTCTGGGGGGCGACGAGTTCGGTATTCTGATGCGTAACTGCAATTTGCAGCAGGCGGAACGGGTTGCCAATGATCTGCGGGAAAAAATTGCCTCCTTCAAGTTCAGCTGGGAAAAACAGATTTTCAGCGTGGGTGTCAGTATCGGTGTGGTTGAAATCGATCAGCACAGTGTGAATAAGATTGAGCTGATGAAACAGGCAGATTCAGCCTGTTATACCGCCAAGGAAAACGGCCGGAACCGGGTGCATCTGTACCAGCAGGATGATGCCATGCTGCTGAAGCGGGAAGGGGAAATGCAGTGGGTATCGGAAATCAATGCCGCCCTGGATGAAGACCGTTTTGTACTCTTCGGGCAGATTATTCTGCCGCTGCAGGATCAGGGCCTGAAACCGGATATCGAAGTGTTACTGCGTTTGCGGGATAAAGATGGCAATCTTGTGCCTCCCGGAGCTTTTCTGCCGGCGGTGGAGCGTTACCATCTGAGCAGCCGGGTTGACCGCTGGGTGGTGGAACATACTCTTGACTGGCTGGAACAGAATGCCATGGTCTTCTCCCGCACGATTGGTCGCTGTGCCATTAATCTGTCTGGCGGATCCCTCGGTGACAGCACCATTCAGGATGCCATTCTGCAGCGCCTGAAAGCATCCACAATACCGGCATCGACCCTGAAATTTGAAATTACAGAAACCTCTGCGATCGCCAATCTTTCAGACGCCAAGGATTTCATTAACGCCCTGAAAGCATTTGGCTGTCATTTCTCACTGGATGACTTTGGCAGCGGTTTG
This genomic window contains:
- a CDS encoding DUF1820 family protein, whose amino-acid sequence is MEKDAIYRIKFLNQDEVYEVYAKHLYQSDLWGFLEVEEFVFGSQTQMVVDPSEEKLKQQFEDVERSYIPMQSVIRIDEVKHHGVAKITPARGTNVAAFPGMPPKHK
- a CDS encoding EAL domain-containing protein; protein product: MPGAMYFLLARLTVLLTAPPGEPSIIWPPAGFAIVILMLLGKRALPSLFAGMLAHQLYFWFTGAPETALHLQVILGGIISVGAMLQAVIAVRLINRYVGPDDPLIDDRAILRFLLIVGPLSSLVACTTAIICFAVFNTMPVAELGAVWLTWWLGDSIGAMIITPLLLSLIKSSPVGRFNRRVSVGMPILGLLLVIGLLFVVTGEREKDERNQLFVRQAGTLHLQVVGAFQESFQLLNMTRSFLESGGYVSKDEFSIFGQGLLDQSKGIQALEWIPRVASFNRTSFENANDGPGDIKVFDGDKIKRAPDKAVYYPVKYVQPLTGNERAYGYDVSSNPMAKEAQDYAFLYNSIGATAPIRLIQESGQQAGVVVYLSMSQKGKEHVWDNHLGFVAMVYRADDFITSHLLGPNTSLTRQIYIRITDVTDDTPKELYRSPRFEERLMDPADDRHIRRLFLLGGRQWEFEYLPASESLYKDGISSSWLILSAGMLFASLICGWLLTLTGRTVRVGELVNEKTANLQHEIEERRSAELALRKLSKAVEYSPYMVVISRLDGTVEYASPKVLEVTGFSEDEVVGQPINMLHYDQGQETSYDTIWEMLRSTREWQGELLNLRKNGQAYWANVHIAPIYDEEDQVTHYVSIHQDITEAREISEQLNYQASHDQLTDLVNRRAFEQLLEQTLEHSQVTGEEHVFCFLDLDQFKVVNDTCGHIAGDELLRQLAHLLQERIRSGDTLARLGGDEFGILMRNCNLQQAERVANDLREKIASFKFSWEKQIFSVGVSIGVVEIDQHSVNKIELMKQADSACYTAKENGRNRVHLYQQDDAMLLKREGEMQWVSEINAALDEDRFVLFGQIILPLQDQGLKPDIEVLLRLRDKDGNLVPPGAFLPAVERYHLSSRVDRWVVEHTLDWLEQNAMVFSRTIGRCAINLSGGSLGDSTIQDAILQRLKASTIPASTLKFEITETSAIANLSDAKDFINALKAFGCHFSLDDFGSGLSSFAYLKNLPVDTLKIDGIFIREIVENKLDLAMVKSINEIGHVMGMQTVAEFVENDEILELLREIGIDYGQGYGLGRPKPLVELLLEQQQLRALEIS